From Bacillota bacterium:
ACGGGGTACGGGGACGGGAAATAGCCTATATCCCGCAAGGGACAGGGAGCACCTTGAACCCCGTTTTAACCGTTGGAATTCAAGTGGCCGAGCCTTTGATGGTCCACCTGGGCTTCAAAAAGAGAGACGCTCTGGCAAAGGCCATTGCCCTGCTCGGGCAACTGGGTATCCCTAATGCCCCCAAAAGAGCTTTCGAATACCCGCATCAGTACAGTGGGGGAATGAAGCAGAGGACGCTGGTGGCCATGGGGGTGGCTGCTGAGCCCCAGGTCCTGCTGGCCGATGAACCCACAAAAGGAGTGGATTGGGAAAAGCGGGAAGAAATCTTAAATCTCTTCCAAAGTTTAGCAGGAAAGACCATCTTAACCGTTACCCATGACCTCTGGTTTGCTGAAAAATTTGCCCAAAAGGTGGCAGTGATGTATGCAGCCCAAATTGTGGAGGTGGCTCCTCAGGCAGAATTTTTCAGACAGCCGCTCCACCCTTACGCCCAGGCGTTGCTGGCTGCTTTACCCCCCCGCGGCTTGCAGCCGCTGGCCGGCTACGCCCCTGAGCACGCCAGTTACGGAGAACCTGGCTGTCGTTTCCGAAAGCGCTGCCCCCGCGCTTTCCACCGCTGCCAGGAGGAGCCACCCCATTTTGAAAAAAATGGTCGCCGGGTGAGGTGCTGGCTTTATGCTTGTTGAAACAAGTGCCCTAAGCAAAACTTACAAAATCGGCTGGTTCAAGAAAAGGTTCAATGAGGCGATTAAAGAGGCCGAGATCTTTATCAACGAAGGGGAGACCGTGGGTGTTATCGGGGAAAGCGGCAGCGGTAAGACCACCCTGGGGCATCTTTTAACAGGCCTTTTAAAACCCGATGGGGGACGGATTTTCTTCAACGGGAAGGATGTTACTAAATTGACTCCCCCGGAGAAAAAGGATTTCCGGCGCCAGGCCCAGATCATCTTCCAGCATCCCGAAGCGGCCTTCAACCCCAAGTGGAAGTTAATCCGAAGCCTGGTCGAACCATACAGGCTACACGGAATCCCCTTTACAGAGAAAATCCTCTTAGAGCGACTGGAAGCCGTTGGCCTGTACGCCGAGCACCTGGGCCGCTACCCCTCCCAGTTGAGCGGGGGAGAGCTCCAGAGGGCGGCTATCGCCAGGGTCATGGTCTTGGAACCGAAATTCATTGTCCTGGACGAGCCTACCAGTATGCTTGACGCCATTACCCAGGCCCAAATCATCAGACTCCTGGAGGCGATTCAAAGAGAGACGGGAGTTGCTTATCTCTTTATCAGCCACGATTTAGAGCTGGCCCAGTTGTTCTGCCGGCGGATTTATCGCTTGGTGGACGGGAAGTTGCAGGAGCAGCCCACGACAGCCCGGTCTTCTAAGGTCGCGGGTCAAACCGGCCTTTAAGGAAGGGAGTGGTGAGATTGCAGGGCTGGAAGTTGATTTTATCCGTGCTTACAGGTTGTCTCCTTCTTATTGTTTGCTCCTCGGCTGCTTTGGGCCAATCTGATCTTAATGTCCTCCCGTTTGAAGAAAAAATCAAAAAAGAGACCATTGACCCTGAAAGATATCCCAGCAGGGAGGCCTATGCTGTGGGAGAAAAGCTGGCCCGGGAGGCTATGAGTAGGTTCAGAGCGGAAAAGGGGAGCTACCCCCCGCGGGTAGCAGCAGTGGTATGGGGCAAGGAGACGGCTGGAAGGGAAGGGCCGATGACTTCCTTTGCCCTTGCCCTGCTTGGCGTCAGGCCTCAGTGGGACCCATCTGGAAAAGTGGTTGGCCTGGAGTTGATCAGCCCCGGCGAATTGGGCCGGCCGCGCACCGATGTCATAATGATAGCAACAGGCTTGTTTCGCGACCTTTTTAAAAACCAGATCATCTTGCTGGATCGCGCCCACCGCTTGGCACTGGCAGCTTCTTACCAGAGTATTGTCTCGGCCTATCCCGACCTCCAGAGGGCCCTGGATGCCTCCCTTGCCCCTTTAGGAAAAACCGGGCTGCTCGTCAAGGAGGGGGAGCTGTTGGAATCCAACTATGTTGCCGGGTGCTGGATAATTGCCATCCGCGAGCTCCTGGCCAAAGGCCACCAGCCAGAGGAAGCCGGTGAGCTGGCGGTGGCCAGAATCTTCGCCCCTCCTGCAGGAGAGTTTGGTTCCGGAGTCGATGTTGTCGGATCTTCGCAGGACCCGGAAAAGATAGCCAACCAGTTTGCGAAGCGCCTGGGCAATGTATATTCTGAGACGGATTGGGGTGAAAACCGGCCGGAACTTTTCAAAGAGCTGCTGAGGGGGTGTAGTCTCCTCTTCCACTGTTACAGCGAGAGCCCGATCCTGGACCAGGACGACCTGCCCCTGGAATACACCTACGTACCAGGTCTGAGGGCGGCCCTGGAAAAATGGGGGGGAGGGGAGGTGGAGAAAATTACCGGAACGCCCCATGGCTTGCAGGGTGTTGAAAACGGCAAAGAACCAGAACAGCAGGAAGATTCCCGGGTTCGGCTTGGCGAAAGGGAAAATGCTCCGGCGGTTCAGGAGAAGCCGTCAGCAGAAAGGGAAGAAACGGTCCAAACGAAATCCCGACAGCAGCAGGCAAGTTCAGCGCCTTTACCGCCGCGAGCGCCTGAGGTTAAGGCAGGGCCGCGGATCTTTGAAATAGAACCTGTTCTGTTGCCTGCTTTCCATTCCCAGGGGCAAACTTCCTCCTGGCTTGCTGTGGAAGTTTTTCTGGCCCTCCTCGTGGTGGGCGGAGTAAAGGGGCTCCTTCAACACAGGCGAGAATTTGGGCAGGTACATCCAACCGGTTTTTGAGGAGGAATCGAAATTGGGTCTGCTACACGGATTAAAGGAAGCAATGCACCAGCTCTCTGCCATCCTGCTGGTTCCCACCATCGCTGTACTCTTGTTCTTTATTTGTTTTACTGTAGTTGAACTGGGCAGCCTGCTGGTGGAATGGCTCGTTTCGAGGCGGACTGCTTTGACCGATGTCTCAGAGTTGGTGAAAAAGATTAAGATGAGCAAAGACGCCGCTGAACTGGAAAGACTGCTTGTGGAAAGCAGGATGCTCCGCAGGCAAAAAGAAGCTTTGAGTGCGCTGCTGGCGCAGGTAGAACTGCCCCACGCCGCCTGGGAGGCCCTGGCACGCAGGATGCTTACCCGGGAGGAACTTTTTTACACAAAGATAGTGACCAAAACAGAACTCGTGGCCCGGTTGGGTCCCATGCTTGGCTTGATGGCTACACTGATTCCCTTGGGCCCGGGGCTGATTGCTCTAAGCCAGGGTGATACCAAGAAGCTTGCCGAAAGTTTGCTGACAGCGTTTGACGCCACCGTGCTTGGTCTGGCCTCGGCCGCCATCGCCTATTTCATTTCCAGGGTGCGCCGGCGGTGGTACGAGGATTATATGAGCATCCTGGAAACCGTCACTGAAGCTTTGCTGGAGGTGAGCAAAAACTATGGGATCGCTGCGGAAAAAGAAGGGGCTGCTGACTTCGGCGGAGGAAGCAAATCCCCTAGAGGGAGCAATTAACATTGTAGACGCTATGCTGGTCTTCGCCTGCGGCTTGATGCTTGCCCTGGTGATTTACTGGAAAGTTCCGATCACCCCTCAGGGAGAAAGAATCGAGTTAAAGCAAGCGCGGGAAGTCTCCCATCTCCCCGAAGTGCGGCGCGACCTGCTGGAAACACCTGAGGAAGGAAAAGTTTTTGAAAAGGTGGGGACAGTCTTCAAAGATCCCGGAACAGGAAAACTCTTTATGGTAACCACAGAACAGTAAGACAGGGGGGAACAATGGTGGCGAGAAAGGCTAAGTTTTTTACTCTGGCGGTTTTATTCCTTTTTACCGCAACGCTTTTTAATGGAACGGCCTTGACTTATGCGAAGGCTTTCAGCGTCGAGATCGACGGCAGGGAACTGGTTTCAGGCGCATCACTGCTAAATGAGCAGGGAAGAATCATGGTTCCTGTTCGTGACCTGGGGGAGGCGCTGGGACTAAAAGTCAGGTGGTACGCAGATGAAAGGATGGTCACTCTGCAAAAAGGGGACTTGCTGTTGAGGCTCACCGTCGGGAGCAGGGTGGCTGAGAAAAACGATGAAAAAGGTCTCATGGAGGTTGCACCGAAGGTCGTAAACGGCAGGTGTTTTGTTCCCCTTCGCTTTGTCGCCCAGACCTTCGGCTGCCAGGTGGGGTGGGACCAGGGGAAACGGCTGGCTGAGGTGAAGACCGGGATGGTTGAGGAGATCTCCCTGGGGACGCTCAGCCCCCTGGAGCCGATGAATATCTTGAACGACCTGGGCGCCTGGTACCGGATGAACCACCTGGGCTTTACCCATGTCCAGCTCGTCCAGTATGATGCCCAGTTGAACATTGTACCGTGTCTTGCCGAAAAGTGGGAGGTTTCCCCGGACGGGAAGGCAGTCACCTTTTACCTGGTGAAAGACGCCTTGTGGCACGATGGGAAGCCGGTGACAGCCGAAGACGTGAAATTCACCTTTGAGTACAAACTCGCACATTTGAAAGAGCTGGCCCGGTGGACGGTGGCTGCAATCGAGAAAATCGAGGTTGCCGACGCGCATACAGTTACCTTCTACTTGAAGGAACCACTGGTCTTTTCCCTGTTTAAAGACCTCGCCATCGGCATCGGGATCATTTTACCGAAGCACATTTGGGAAAACATTGATGATCCCAAGAAATACACCGCGAGGGAGAATCTCATCGGCTGCGGGCCCTTTATCTTCGAGTCCTACGACCCTGCTTCCCAGACCGCCAGCTTCAAAGCCGACCATGACTACTTAGCCGGGCAGCCGGGCGTCGAAAAGGTCAGGGTGAAGTATTACAAAAACGTGGATGCCCTGGTGATGGCGCTCAAAAAGGGGGAAATCGCCGCTACATATGACTACGCCATGCCGGTTCCGGCCTCCTATGCCCCTGCTTTACAGGATACTCCCGGCCTGGAGTTGGGGGGAATCCCCGACCTGGGAATCATGATCTACATGTCCTTTGGCAGAGAATACCCGGTGCAGGAGAAACTTTTCCGGGAAGCGGTTTCTTACGCCATTGACTACGAGATGCTGGTGAAGGCGATTGCCGGGGATCACGGTGAGGTTCCCGGGCGCGGCATCGTGCCGCCGAGCCTCCCCGGGTATGACCCGACGATCCCCAGGCTAAAACAGGACCTGGCGAAGGCCAATGCCCTTCTCGACAAGATGGGCCTGAAAGATAAAAACGGGGACGGAATAAGGGAGCTTCCGGACGGCTCAAAGCTGAGCATCCCGGTCACACCTGCCACAAAGAAAGGGAAGGAAACGATGATGGTGAGGGCCGCGGAGATAATCTGCAGCCAGTTGAAGAAGGTGGGGATCGATGCCCATATCGACCAGGAGGTCATCGGGAATGAGGACAAGTGGCAGCAGAGGGTCTGGAACGACCGCGACTACTGGATCTACCTGGGCTACGCCACACCGGGCGCAGTCATCTACGACGGTGGTCTGATGTACTTTGTGGATGCAAAAGGGGCTTTTGGCACCTGCACCGATCCAGAATATGTGAGAATCTACGAGAAAATCAGATATGCAAAAGACGCTTCAGAATGGACAGGGTCCCTCAAAGAGGCGCAGCAGTACCACGCCCGGGAACTGCCGGGAATGGCCCTGATCTGGGGGAAAGCACTTTATCCTTACCGGACCGATAGTTTTACCGGCTGGGTAATGCGCAATGGGTTTGGCCCTGTTAATTACCAGACCTGGTTTACGCTGCGCGCTCATTAAGAAGGCTGCCGGGAAAGGAGGCTGTGAAAGTGGAACTTGACTGGGCTGAGGTATGGCAGCGGAAGCGCGAGGAATATTTCTGGACAAAGAGGCTGAAAGAAAAAGGGCTTACCAATGAGGACTACTGGGACAATTACCCGGATGAGCTGTGTTTCGGCCACGAGTGCAAGAATTACCCTGGGGCTATTTTGGAGAAAATGAAGTCTTATCTGGGCCGCGAGTCCAGCGTCTTGGACATCGGAGCCGGGGACGGCGCCTATGCCGTTCCCCTGGCCGGAGTCGTCAGGGAAGTCACCGTTGTCGAGCCCTCGCAGGGGCAGATCCGGAGGCTGCTGAAAAGAGCGGAGGGGCTCGAGAACATCAAGATCATCAACAAGCGCTGGGAAGACGTGCCGCGGGATGAATTGCAAGAGTACGATCTGGTCAACGCCGCCTACTGCTTTGCCATGCCAGACATCAAAGAGGCCTTGGTAAAGATGTGGGACTGCACCAAAGGCGTTCTTTTCTTGATTACTCAGGCCGGCAGCTCCCTGGCCGAGGTGTACCCCCTCTTCGTCCCCGACTATGAGCCCCCTCCCGATTACATCATCCTTTATAATGTCGTCTACCAGCTGGGAATCGGGGCCGGCGTAGAGATCAACACCAGGCGCTACCTTTACCCCTGGGACCTCCTGGTCAAAGCCTGGCGCCACGATGAGGGGATCACACCGGAAGATGAAGACAAAGTGCGTGCCTTCCTGGAGGCGGAAGGAAGGCTCGTCACGAAAGAAGAGGGCACCCTGTGGGTCAAGTGCTGGTACAGGGATGCGGTGATCTACGCCGAGAAAGAGTAATTCCGGCGAGCATTAAAATAGTTCAGGGGGCAAAACCAAAAACCGCAAGTAAAAGGAGTGCTACGTGACGTGAGGCTTAGAGCGCTAAGACTGCTTGCCTCGTTTGTTATCCTCTTGTTTGCCACCGGTATTTTATGGGGGGCTCTCCCTGTTTTTGCCACTCCCGAGGCAAGCGTTCTCGTGGACGGCCAGAGTATTGCTGCCGGTGTGCCTCCCTTTATTGAAAACGGAAGAACCCTTGTTCCTGTAAGAGCCCTCGCGGAGAGCTTGGGGGCTAAGGTAATTTGGGAGGAAAAGGAAAAAACTATCACTATTGAAGCGGAAGGCAAGAAGGTCAAGCTTCAAATCGGCAATCGCCTGGCCTCTTCGGACGGCCGGACAACCGTAATGGAAGTGGCTCCCAGGATAGTCCAGGGTCGGGCTTTTGTTCCTTTACGCTTTGTGAGCGAACATCTGGGGGCGGCGGTTAAGTGGGATGCCCAAAAGAGCCAGGCGCGGGTGTATAAAAAATCCCTGCGGCCCCTGCGGCTCGGCATTCAGAAGGACAAGTTCACCTTGATGAACCCGCTGCTCAGGCCCTGGTACGACTCGGCGAACTTTTTCGTGGTCACCCATACTCCTCTGGTCATCTACACCCCGGATATGGGCCTGGCGCCCGGCCTGGCCGAGAGCTGGGAGATCAGCCCGGACGGCAAGTCCGTCACCTTCCTCATCCGGGGCAACGCCCGGTGGTCCGACGGCAAGCCGGTGACGGCAGAGGACGTAAAGTTTTCTTACGAATACTGGAAGAAACATAAACTTTACACTCAGGGAACTTACTTGGATGCTGTCTTGGACCGGGTGGAGACAGTGGGCGAAAGGGAGGTAAAGGTGGTTCTTAAAGAGCCGGTGGCCGTGCTCTTTCTCAAGGGCACGGCGGCCAGCCTCTCCATCATTCCCGAACACGTGTGGTGCAAAGTAGAAGACCCCCGCACGTACGACGGCCCGGACGCCATGGTCGGCTGCGGCCCCTTCGTGTTTGAGCGCTACGACCCGGCCACCCAAACGGCTTACCTCCGGGCGAATGAAGATTACTTTGCCGGCAAGCCTCTGGTGCCGGAAATCCAGTGGCGCTACTTTGAAACCCTGGACGCCCTGCTTCTTGCCCTGCAAAAGGGGGAGATAGATGCGCAGATGGATTACGTCAACAACCCGGGAGGAGCCTACGCCGATGCCCTGAAGAGGACGAAGGGGCTGGTAGTGGAAGAGATTCCTGCTCTGGGAGTGCGGCCCACCCTCGTGTTTGGCTATCGGCAGTACCCCACCAATTTGCGGGAGTTCCGCGAAGCCGTTTCTTTAGCCATTGATTACCAACTTCTATTAAACGCCATTTGCGCCGGGCACGGAGAGCTTCCCGGCCGGGGCTTTACCCCTCCCGGCATTCCCGGTTACGACCCCACCCTGCCGCGGCACCGCCACGACCCGGAACAAGCCAAGCGTATTTTGGATGCCGCTGGCTTCGTTGACCGGGACGGCGACGGCCTGAGGGAAACCCCGCAAGGGGAAAAGCTGAGCATCCCCGTGACCACCGAGGCCGGGCTTGCCGAGCTGGTGCGCGCCGCCGAAATCGTCAGCCTGAACCTAAAGAGCATTGGGCTTGACGCCTTTGTGGAGGCCCTGGAATCCACGGTAGCTAGCGATAAAGCTAACAGGGCCCGCGATTACCATTTGCTGGTTTGGCGTACTACGCCGTACGGAATGTTAGCAAAGCCCGGAGGCTACTCCTACTTTGCCGACGCGCCAGCTCAATACGGGACCTGCAAAGACCCGGAGCTGCTAGAAATCATTAGAGAGATTGAATACGCCCGGACGTCGGCCGAACAAGACGAGGCCGTCCGGCGGCTCCAGGCATTCGTTGCCCGGGAGCTGCCCGCCATTGCCCTGGTCTGGCGGAAAGAGATCGTCCCCCACAGCGACCGTTGGACCGGGTGGGTACCTATGGTCGGCTACCACGTGTGCAACTACTGGACCTGGTTCAACCTGGAGCCGACGGTAAAGTGATTGCAAAAGGGAAAGCAGGGTACAAAATTGTAACAAAGTCCGCCGCGAGCAGTTTCGTGCTTTGCCCTCGAGGTCGGATTCTTCATGTTCGTTACAGGAATAAGGTGATACCTCTTTTTGGGGAGCAGCTCGGGCTGCAGGTTTGCATTGTGTCGCTGTACCCTCATGGGGTTCTTTGCCGGGTGTCCGTGCGGCACCCGGTCTTCTGGGAATGAAAAATGGCAGAAAGAACCCAATAAAAGAGGATTATCGGAGCGCTGCTCCTTCTGAAACGCGCTCTCGGTTCCGCGCTTAGGAAATTTGGTCTTGCGGGGGAATCCTTGTGTAGTAGAATGCGATCAAGAAACAACGGAATATCCTGGAAACAGAAACCGCGAAGGTTTCTACCTTGCCGTGAAGGCGGGGAAGAATCTTCGCGGTTTTTCTTTGATATAGGGGGTGGGAGTTGAAATATCAAAACAAGCGACGAGCTTAAAAAAATGGTGCAGGCTTAATATTCGCAAATCACTTAAAAAAGCTAAAGTGCAAGGGGGGTCGTAAACAATGAATTTACCCAAGAGCAGGTGGGCTTTGGTATTGCTCACCGCAATGCTTGCGGCAGGCTTGCTTAATATTACCGTAGCACCAGCTGCCGTAGCCACTGCAGGCAAGCAAGCCATAAAAGTTGAGGTAGACAACAAATTATTGGCATTTGATGTTTCCCCGTTTATTGAAAAAGGGAGGGTCCTTGTTCCTGCCAGGGCACTATTCGAAACTTTAGGAGCCTCGGTCGAATGGGATGGGAAAACCAAGACGGTAACCGCGAAAAAAGGGGATACCATCGTTAAGCTAACTGTCGGCAGTAAGATTGCTTCCATCACCGAAAGAGGAGTCACCGAGGTTATTTTGGAGGCACCCGCAAAGATTGTCAGTGGCCGCACGATGGTGCCTTTACGGTTTATCAGCGAGGCTTTTGGAGCAAAGGTGACGTGGGATGCCGGAGCCGCCCTGGTAAGCATAGTAACCGGAGGCAGAGAGGCAGTAGAAAAACCGGAAGTATTATCCCTGGGATTCGTCGGAAGGCTTGAACCTTTGAATACATTATCCAACGATACCTGGTGTAGGGTGAACGCTATTGGTTTAACCCATGTCGGCTTAGTAAAATTTGACGAAAACATGAATATTATCCCCTGCTTGGCAGAGAAATGGGAAGTACTGGAAGATGGTAAAGCAATCAAGTTCTATCTGACAAAAAACGCTAAATGGCATGATGGTAAACCTGTTACCTCTGAAGATGTTAAGTTTGATTTTGAATATAAAAAGAAACACAGAGACAAAATCGCGAATTTGGATGCCACGTTAGTAAGACAATACTGTGACCGGGTAGATGTTATAGACGACCATATACTTATCATGCGTTTTAAGAAGCCTGCAGTAAGGATTGCGCTTATGGATTTGCCTAATCAGTATATAATCCCGAAACATATCTGGGAAAAAGTTGATGATCCAAGGGCATTTCTTTCTCCCGAAAATATGATTGGCAACGGGCCTTTCATTTTTGATAAATACGATCAGGCAGCCGGAGTGGCTTATTTCAGACAAAATATTGAGTATTTTCAGTCTATGCCGACAATAAAAAGGATAGCCTATAAGCAGTACGGGTCAATTGATGCCATGGTAATGGCTTTGAAAAAGGGGGAAATAGATGCAACATTTAGCTATGCCAAGCCAGTCCCTTCTTATCTTGCGCCTTCTTTGGCAGATACAAAAATGTTGGAGCTAGGGATGACAGATGATTGTGGTATTTTTATGAATCTGATTTTTAACTGTAGAAATGAACTTTTTAAAGAAAAGTCGTTCAGAGAGGCTGTCTCCTATGCGATTAACTATGAGCAATTAATACGTATGTTTGCCTCAAATTATGGCGAAATCCCAAGCCGAGGGTTTGTCCCACCAATAGTTCCTGGATCTGATTCTTCTATTCCGAGATTAGAATTTAACCAAGAAAAAGCCAAAAGGTTGCTTAATGAATTAGACCTGATCGACAGAAATGGCGACGGAATAAGGGAGTTTCCTGATGGCAGAAAAGTTTCTTTTGGTATTACACCCGAGGCATATCCTGGAAAAGAATATCTCATTCGTGCCGCTGAAGTCATCTGCTCAATGCTGCGTGAGGTGGGGATAGATGCCTACGTTGATCGAGAAGTAATAGGGAACAGCGAAAAACTGAACGAAAGACTCTGGAAAGCCAAAGATTATTGGGCCTACGTGGGTTACTGCACCCCTGGAGGGGTTTTAAGTGATGGAGGATTTAATTATCTGGAAGGACAAACCTACGGGACATTTGATGATCCGAAATATATAGAATTTTACAATAGTTTGGTCAATGTTAAGAGCTTTGAAG
This genomic window contains:
- a CDS encoding ABC transporter ATP-binding protein, which translates into the protein MNSAALLVKALTVDFFSTGGSIRAVDRVDLEIEKGERVALVGETGSGKSVLLLALLRLLPAGARISGEVRYKGRNLLCLSDGELYGVRGREIAYIPQGTGSTLNPVLTVGIQVAEPLMVHLGFKKRDALAKAIALLGQLGIPNAPKRAFEYPHQYSGGMKQRTLVAMGVAAEPQVLLADEPTKGVDWEKREEILNLFQSLAGKTILTVTHDLWFAEKFAQKVAVMYAAQIVEVAPQAEFFRQPLHPYAQALLAALPPRGLQPLAGYAPEHASYGEPGCRFRKRCPRAFHRCQEEPPHFEKNGRRVRCWLYAC
- a CDS encoding dipeptide/oligopeptide/nickel ABC transporter ATP-binding protein, translated to MLVETSALSKTYKIGWFKKRFNEAIKEAEIFINEGETVGVIGESGSGKTTLGHLLTGLLKPDGGRIFFNGKDVTKLTPPEKKDFRRQAQIIFQHPEAAFNPKWKLIRSLVEPYRLHGIPFTEKILLERLEAVGLYAEHLGRYPSQLSGGELQRAAIARVMVLEPKFIVLDEPTSMLDAITQAQIIRLLEAIQRETGVAYLFISHDLELAQLFCRRIYRLVDGKLQEQPTTARSSKVAGQTGL
- a CDS encoding cobaltochelatase subunit CobN, producing MQGWKLILSVLTGCLLLIVCSSAALGQSDLNVLPFEEKIKKETIDPERYPSREAYAVGEKLAREAMSRFRAEKGSYPPRVAAVVWGKETAGREGPMTSFALALLGVRPQWDPSGKVVGLELISPGELGRPRTDVIMIATGLFRDLFKNQIILLDRAHRLALAASYQSIVSAYPDLQRALDASLAPLGKTGLLVKEGELLESNYVAGCWIIAIRELLAKGHQPEEAGELAVARIFAPPAGEFGSGVDVVGSSQDPEKIANQFAKRLGNVYSETDWGENRPELFKELLRGCSLLFHCYSESPILDQDDLPLEYTYVPGLRAALEKWGGGEVEKITGTPHGLQGVENGKEPEQQEDSRVRLGERENAPAVQEKPSAEREETVQTKSRQQQASSAPLPPRAPEVKAGPRIFEIEPVLLPAFHSQGQTSSWLAVEVFLALLVVGGVKGLLQHRREFGQVHPTGF
- a CDS encoding MotA/TolQ/ExbB proton channel family protein; its protein translation is MGLLHGLKEAMHQLSAILLVPTIAVLLFFICFTVVELGSLLVEWLVSRRTALTDVSELVKKIKMSKDAAELERLLVESRMLRRQKEALSALLAQVELPHAAWEALARRMLTREELFYTKIVTKTELVARLGPMLGLMATLIPLGPGLIALSQGDTKKLAESLLTAFDATVLGLASAAIAYFISRVRRRWYEDYMSILETVTEALLEVSKNYGIAAEKEGAADFGGGSKSPRGSN
- a CDS encoding DUF2149 domain-containing protein, with protein sequence MGSLRKKKGLLTSAEEANPLEGAINIVDAMLVFACGLMLALVIYWKVPITPQGERIELKQAREVSHLPEVRRDLLETPEEGKVFEKVGTVFKDPGTGKLFMVTTEQ
- a CDS encoding ABC transporter substrate-binding protein; amino-acid sequence: MARKAKFFTLAVLFLFTATLFNGTALTYAKAFSVEIDGRELVSGASLLNEQGRIMVPVRDLGEALGLKVRWYADERMVTLQKGDLLLRLTVGSRVAEKNDEKGLMEVAPKVVNGRCFVPLRFVAQTFGCQVGWDQGKRLAEVKTGMVEEISLGTLSPLEPMNILNDLGAWYRMNHLGFTHVQLVQYDAQLNIVPCLAEKWEVSPDGKAVTFYLVKDALWHDGKPVTAEDVKFTFEYKLAHLKELARWTVAAIEKIEVADAHTVTFYLKEPLVFSLFKDLAIGIGIILPKHIWENIDDPKKYTARENLIGCGPFIFESYDPASQTASFKADHDYLAGQPGVEKVRVKYYKNVDALVMALKKGEIAATYDYAMPVPASYAPALQDTPGLELGGIPDLGIMIYMSFGREYPVQEKLFREAVSYAIDYEMLVKAIAGDHGEVPGRGIVPPSLPGYDPTIPRLKQDLAKANALLDKMGLKDKNGDGIRELPDGSKLSIPVTPATKKGKETMMVRAAEIICSQLKKVGIDAHIDQEVIGNEDKWQQRVWNDRDYWIYLGYATPGAVIYDGGLMYFVDAKGAFGTCTDPEYVRIYEKIRYAKDASEWTGSLKEAQQYHARELPGMALIWGKALYPYRTDSFTGWVMRNGFGPVNYQTWFTLRAH
- a CDS encoding class I SAM-dependent methyltransferase, which encodes MELDWAEVWQRKREEYFWTKRLKEKGLTNEDYWDNYPDELCFGHECKNYPGAILEKMKSYLGRESSVLDIGAGDGAYAVPLAGVVREVTVVEPSQGQIRRLLKRAEGLENIKIINKRWEDVPRDELQEYDLVNAAYCFAMPDIKEALVKMWDCTKGVLFLITQAGSSLAEVYPLFVPDYEPPPDYIILYNVVYQLGIGAGVEINTRRYLYPWDLLVKAWRHDEGITPEDEDKVRAFLEAEGRLVTKEEGTLWVKCWYRDAVIYAEKE
- a CDS encoding ABC transporter substrate-binding protein, which encodes MRLRALRLLASFVILLFATGILWGALPVFATPEASVLVDGQSIAAGVPPFIENGRTLVPVRALAESLGAKVIWEEKEKTITIEAEGKKVKLQIGNRLASSDGRTTVMEVAPRIVQGRAFVPLRFVSEHLGAAVKWDAQKSQARVYKKSLRPLRLGIQKDKFTLMNPLLRPWYDSANFFVVTHTPLVIYTPDMGLAPGLAESWEISPDGKSVTFLIRGNARWSDGKPVTAEDVKFSYEYWKKHKLYTQGTYLDAVLDRVETVGEREVKVVLKEPVAVLFLKGTAASLSIIPEHVWCKVEDPRTYDGPDAMVGCGPFVFERYDPATQTAYLRANEDYFAGKPLVPEIQWRYFETLDALLLALQKGEIDAQMDYVNNPGGAYADALKRTKGLVVEEIPALGVRPTLVFGYRQYPTNLREFREAVSLAIDYQLLLNAICAGHGELPGRGFTPPGIPGYDPTLPRHRHDPEQAKRILDAAGFVDRDGDGLRETPQGEKLSIPVTTEAGLAELVRAAEIVSLNLKSIGLDAFVEALESTVASDKANRARDYHLLVWRTTPYGMLAKPGGYSYFADAPAQYGTCKDPELLEIIREIEYARTSAEQDEAVRRLQAFVARELPAIALVWRKEIVPHSDRWTGWVPMVGYHVCNYWTWFNLEPTVK
- a CDS encoding ABC transporter substrate-binding protein; translated protein: MNLPKSRWALVLLTAMLAAGLLNITVAPAAVATAGKQAIKVEVDNKLLAFDVSPFIEKGRVLVPARALFETLGASVEWDGKTKTVTAKKGDTIVKLTVGSKIASITERGVTEVILEAPAKIVSGRTMVPLRFISEAFGAKVTWDAGAALVSIVTGGREAVEKPEVLSLGFVGRLEPLNTLSNDTWCRVNAIGLTHVGLVKFDENMNIIPCLAEKWEVLEDGKAIKFYLTKNAKWHDGKPVTSEDVKFDFEYKKKHRDKIANLDATLVRQYCDRVDVIDDHILIMRFKKPAVRIALMDLPNQYIIPKHIWEKVDDPRAFLSPENMIGNGPFIFDKYDQAAGVAYFRQNIEYFQSMPTIKRIAYKQYGSIDAMVMALKKGEIDATFSYAKPVPSYLAPSLADTKMLELGMTDDCGIFMNLIFNCRNELFKEKSFREAVSYAINYEQLIRMFASNYGEIPSRGFVPPIVPGSDSSIPRLEFNQEKAKRLLNELDLIDRNGDGIREFPDGRKVSFGITPEAYPGKEYLIRAAEVICSMLREVGIDAYVDREVIGNSEKLNERLWKAKDYWAYVGYCTPGGVLSDGGFNYLEGQTYGTFDDPKYIEFYNSLVNVKSFEESLEALKQLQNYHAEVLPGIALIWAKVLYPYRTDKFAGWTIQKGWGPVNYNTWFNLRPLTTSE